Proteins encoded within one genomic window of Mycobacterium gallinarum:
- a CDS encoding heavy metal translocating P-type ATPase yields the protein MSTGVRAADPEGLTASFDEADRWQKPRSSAWSLPEVRWALTAAGLFVVGGIAQLAGAPPWLYWALYLACYATGGWEPGWAGLKALRDKTLDVDLLMVVAAVGAAAIGQVFDGALLIVIFATSGALEALATKRTEDSVRGLLDLAPETATRITGTGEEVVDTAVLDVGDVLIIRPGERIGGDGTVLDGASEVDQATITGEPLPADKRPSDEVFAGTVNGTGTLRVRVTRPAADTVIARIVAMVTEASASKAKTQLFIERIEQRYSVGMVIATVALFVIPLLSGADLQSTLLRAMTFMIVASPCALVLSTMPPLLSAIANAGRHGVLVKSAVVLEKLSTITYVAFDKTGTLTEGSPQLTQIRRASGVAIDESELLALAAAVERPSEHPLARAIVSAARQAGLTLDSVENFASTPGHGVRAHVGDTLVEVGKPTLLPADHAVALDLVGELEQTGHTAVVIRVNGIVTGVLGLTDRVREGAADTVAGLISLTGARPVLLTGDNPRAAAALAAHVGITDVRAGLLPQDKVDAVRELEANGAKVMLVGDGINDAPAMAAATIGAAMGRAGSDLALDTADAIITRDDLSTIPAVIALARRARRLVIANLTIAATFIVVLVAWDLFGHLPLPLGVAGHEGSTILVGLNGLRLLREAAWPTMKGPVRRADTRSPRFVSQTL from the coding sequence ATGAGTACTGGCGTGCGGGCTGCCGATCCTGAAGGACTAACTGCTTCCTTTGACGAGGCAGACAGGTGGCAGAAACCGCGGTCGAGCGCTTGGTCGCTGCCCGAGGTGCGGTGGGCGCTGACTGCAGCCGGATTGTTTGTGGTGGGCGGGATCGCGCAGCTGGCGGGGGCGCCGCCGTGGCTGTACTGGGCGCTGTATCTGGCGTGCTACGCCACTGGCGGCTGGGAACCGGGGTGGGCTGGGCTGAAAGCTCTGCGGGACAAGACACTTGATGTCGATCTGCTGATGGTGGTCGCGGCGGTCGGTGCGGCCGCGATCGGGCAGGTGTTCGACGGCGCTCTGCTCATCGTCATCTTCGCGACCTCAGGCGCGCTGGAGGCTCTGGCTACCAAACGCACCGAGGACTCTGTGCGGGGGCTGCTCGACCTGGCGCCGGAGACCGCCACCCGCATCACTGGAACCGGTGAAGAGGTGGTCGACACCGCGGTACTCGACGTGGGGGACGTGTTGATTATCCGGCCCGGGGAACGCATCGGCGGCGATGGAACGGTCCTCGACGGTGCCAGTGAGGTCGACCAGGCCACCATCACCGGCGAGCCCCTGCCGGCAGATAAGAGGCCCAGTGACGAGGTGTTCGCCGGTACCGTCAACGGCACCGGCACCCTGCGGGTGCGGGTGACGCGCCCGGCAGCGGACACGGTTATCGCGCGCATCGTCGCGATGGTCACCGAGGCCAGTGCCAGCAAGGCAAAGACGCAGTTGTTCATCGAGAGGATCGAGCAGCGCTACTCGGTCGGCATGGTGATCGCCACAGTCGCTTTGTTCGTGATTCCGCTGCTGTCGGGCGCCGATCTGCAGTCCACATTGCTGCGGGCGATGACATTCATGATCGTCGCCTCCCCGTGCGCGCTGGTGCTGTCCACCATGCCGCCGTTGCTGTCGGCGATCGCCAACGCCGGCCGCCACGGCGTGCTGGTGAAATCCGCTGTCGTGCTTGAAAAGCTCAGCACCATCACCTATGTGGCATTCGATAAGACGGGCACGCTCACCGAAGGCTCACCGCAGCTGACACAGATCCGCCGAGCATCCGGCGTCGCCATTGACGAGTCCGAACTGCTCGCGCTGGCGGCCGCGGTCGAGCGTCCATCCGAACACCCGCTGGCCCGCGCCATCGTTTCCGCTGCGCGTCAAGCCGGCCTGACGCTGGATTCTGTTGAGAATTTTGCCTCCACCCCCGGGCACGGCGTCCGCGCCCATGTGGGCGACACCCTCGTCGAGGTCGGCAAACCCACCCTGCTGCCCGCGGATCACGCCGTGGCACTTGACTTGGTGGGTGAACTTGAACAGACCGGTCACACCGCGGTCGTCATCCGCGTCAACGGAATCGTGACTGGTGTACTCGGCCTCACCGACCGGGTACGCGAGGGTGCGGCGGACACGGTGGCCGGCTTGATTTCGTTGACTGGGGCGCGCCCGGTTCTGCTCACCGGCGACAACCCGCGGGCCGCTGCCGCACTCGCCGCTCACGTGGGTATCACCGATGTCCGCGCCGGGCTGCTCCCGCAGGACAAAGTTGACGCCGTGCGTGAACTCGAAGCCAACGGAGCCAAGGTGATGCTGGTCGGCGATGGCATCAATGACGCCCCCGCAATGGCTGCCGCTACTATCGGGGCAGCGATGGGCCGTGCGGGCTCAGACCTCGCGTTGGACACTGCCGATGCCATCATCACCCGCGACGACCTGTCCACCATCCCAGCAGTCATCGCGCTGGCGCGCCGGGCCCGTCGCCTGGTGATCGCCAACCTGACCATCGCGGCGACGTTCATCGTCGTTCTGGTGGCCTGGGATCTGTTCGGCCATCTGCCGCTTCCGCTGGGAGTTGCCGGCCACGAAGGTTCCACCATCCTCGTCGGACTCAACGGCCTCCGACTACTACGTGAGGCCGCCTGGCCAACCATGAAAGGGCCAGTTCGCCGCGCCGATACGCGGTCACCGCGATTCGTGTCACAAACGTTGTGA
- a CDS encoding ArsR/SmtB family transcription factor yields MHTSLPDFQMPNEEQVHLAAESFRMLSDPTRIKVLWALLQGESSVACLAELADVAPTVVSQHLAKLRLAGLVKGRREGTFVYYSAADQHVHRLLSQALFHADHIDTHAGDVFTNAATTR; encoded by the coding sequence ATGCACACCTCGCTGCCGGACTTTCAGATGCCCAACGAGGAACAAGTCCACCTGGCCGCGGAATCGTTCCGCATGCTCAGCGATCCGACCAGAATCAAAGTGCTCTGGGCGCTTCTGCAAGGCGAGTCCTCGGTGGCCTGCCTCGCCGAGTTGGCCGATGTGGCCCCCACAGTTGTCAGCCAACATCTGGCTAAGCTGCGGCTTGCCGGTCTGGTCAAAGGTCGTCGCGAAGGAACCTTCGTGTACTACTCCGCGGCCGACCAGCACGTTCATCGCCTGCTCAGCCAGGCGCTGTTTCACGCGGACCACATCGACACACACGCCGGCGACGTCTTTACGAACGCGGCAACCACCCGATAG
- a CDS encoding cation diffusion facilitator family transporter produces MTHDSHQHGHSHGRGHSHHNHNHHDASGRRGKAKAALREVFAPHSHDASDSIDDALESSAAGIRAVKISLVALGLTAIAQIVIVVISGSVALLADTIHNFSDALTAIPLWIAFVLGRRAATRRYTYGFGRVEDLAGLFVIAMIALSATIAGYESVRRLFNPVAIEHVGWVAAAGLVGFIGNELVAVYRIRVGRRIGSAALVADGLHARTDGFTSLAVLFGAGGVALGYPLADPVIGILITIAILAVLRTAVRDVFRRLLDGVDPTIVDAAEAALATEPGVLAVRSVKMRWIGHRLHADAELDIDPSVSLTQAHGIAHRAEYTLTHAVPKVGTSLIHAYPAQTHQREVQRLGAPDSAVS; encoded by the coding sequence ATGACGCACGACTCGCACCAACACGGCCATAGCCATGGTCGTGGTCATTCGCACCATAACCACAACCACCACGATGCGTCAGGGCGGCGCGGAAAAGCCAAAGCCGCCCTGCGGGAGGTCTTTGCACCGCACAGTCACGATGCCTCCGACAGCATCGACGACGCACTCGAGTCCAGCGCGGCAGGAATCCGGGCGGTCAAGATCAGCCTCGTCGCACTGGGCCTCACCGCGATTGCGCAGATCGTCATCGTGGTCATCTCAGGCTCTGTGGCGTTGCTCGCTGACACCATTCACAACTTCTCCGACGCACTGACCGCCATCCCCCTATGGATTGCGTTCGTGCTCGGTCGCCGTGCCGCCACCCGCCGGTACACCTATGGATTCGGCCGCGTCGAAGACCTCGCCGGCCTCTTCGTCATCGCCATGATCGCGCTGTCTGCCACCATCGCCGGTTACGAGTCAGTTCGTCGGCTCTTCAACCCGGTCGCCATCGAGCACGTCGGCTGGGTCGCCGCCGCCGGGCTCGTCGGGTTCATCGGCAACGAACTGGTCGCTGTCTACCGCATCCGTGTCGGCCGCCGTATCGGCTCGGCCGCCCTGGTCGCTGACGGCCTCCACGCCCGCACGGACGGATTCACCTCCCTGGCAGTACTTTTCGGCGCCGGCGGGGTCGCACTGGGCTACCCGCTGGCCGATCCTGTAATCGGAATACTCATCACCATCGCCATCCTCGCAGTGCTGCGCACCGCCGTGCGCGACGTGTTCCGGCGGCTCCTCGACGGTGTCGACCCCACCATTGTTGACGCCGCGGAAGCTGCGCTGGCCACCGAACCGGGAGTCCTGGCAGTACGCAGCGTGAAGATGAGATGGATCGGACACCGCCTCCATGCCGACGCCGAGCTCGACATCGACCCCAGCGTCAGTCTCACTCAAGCCCACGGTATTGCCCACCGCGCCGAATACACCCTGACTCACGCCGTGCCGAAGGTCGGCACAAGCCTGATCCATGCGTATCCAGCGCAGACGCACCAGCGAGAAGTGCAGCGCCTGGGCGCACCTGACTCTGCCGTGTCATGA
- a CDS encoding ArsR/SmtB family transcription factor, producing MNADSGGPRRRIPDDQTALVVEVFRMLAEATRVQVLWALVGREMSVNELAEHIGKPAPSVSQHLAKLRMARLVRTRREGTTIFYALENDHIGQLVTDAVFNAEHAGPGTPGHHRDTAELRELHQTADTQAGVEKRTGFGA from the coding sequence ATGAATGCAGATAGCGGTGGCCCTCGGCGGCGGATACCGGACGATCAGACCGCCCTCGTGGTCGAGGTGTTTCGGATGCTGGCCGAGGCCACCCGCGTCCAAGTGCTCTGGGCATTGGTGGGCCGTGAGATGTCGGTCAACGAATTGGCCGAGCACATCGGCAAGCCGGCTCCCTCGGTCTCCCAACACCTGGCCAAGCTCAGGATGGCCCGGCTGGTCCGCACTCGCCGCGAGGGCACCACGATTTTCTATGCCCTGGAAAACGACCACATCGGGCAGTTGGTCACCGATGCCGTGTTCAACGCTGAGCACGCCGGCCCGGGAACGCCCGGGCACCACCGTGACACCGCAGAGTTGCGAGAGCTGCACCAAACCGCAGACACGCAAGCCGGCGTCGAGAAACGTACGGGATTCGGCGCATGA
- a CDS encoding heavy-metal-associated domain-containing protein — protein MSTLKYAVTGMTCGHCELSVREEVSEVAGVQDVKVSATTGTLLVTSSSPVDDAQILRAVDEAGYSAVRVA, from the coding sequence ATGAGCACGCTCAAGTACGCCGTCACAGGAATGACCTGCGGGCACTGCGAGCTGTCAGTGCGGGAAGAAGTCAGCGAGGTCGCCGGTGTTCAAGACGTCAAGGTCAGCGCCACGACGGGCACCCTGCTCGTGACCTCCAGCAGTCCCGTCGATGACGCGCAAATCCTGCGTGCGGTCGATGAGGCCGGCTATTCGGCGGTGCGTGTCGCATGA
- a CDS encoding heavy-metal-associated domain-containing protein, whose product MNAAGRLAAFGAGLVVAFTAAYVTAAAVVPETAPTATQNLGAEPASDHSAPTEQALPVSPLSDDPPGLSLAQDGYTLGAVRAPGAANDRGSLSFTIAGPSGTPLLDYATVHDKQLHLIVVRSDGQYFAHVHPVLDQATGMWSTPWMWKAAGTYRVFADFQPTKAGSAKLTLTRTVDVAGEMTTSPPLTTRTVDEIAGYTVELDGALTAGVSKLVTAKITRDGEPVTTLQPYLGAYGHLVALREGDLAYLHVHPEGAEPVGDRTGGPGVSFAATAPTAGRYLLYLDFKVADTVHTATFVIDAARGDANQPVPEPSRGPGHAGGH is encoded by the coding sequence ATGAACGCCGCGGGACGGTTGGCTGCTTTTGGTGCCGGACTGGTGGTGGCGTTCACGGCTGCGTACGTCACCGCCGCGGCGGTCGTCCCCGAGACCGCGCCAACCGCTACACAGAACCTCGGCGCTGAGCCCGCTTCTGATCACAGCGCGCCAACCGAGCAGGCGTTGCCAGTATCCCCGCTCTCCGATGATCCGCCTGGGTTGTCGCTCGCCCAAGACGGATACACGCTCGGCGCGGTACGGGCACCCGGAGCCGCCAACGATCGGGGCAGTTTGAGCTTCACCATTGCTGGTCCCAGCGGTACGCCGCTGCTGGACTACGCGACGGTGCACGACAAGCAGCTGCATCTCATCGTCGTCCGTTCTGATGGTCAGTACTTCGCGCACGTACACCCGGTCTTGGATCAGGCGACCGGCATGTGGTCGACGCCCTGGATGTGGAAGGCCGCCGGCACCTACCGGGTGTTCGCAGATTTTCAGCCCACCAAGGCCGGCAGCGCCAAACTCACGCTCACCCGCACGGTCGACGTCGCCGGCGAGATGACCACGTCACCCCCGCTGACCACACGCACCGTGGATGAGATTGCCGGTTACACCGTGGAACTCGACGGTGCGCTCACCGCAGGCGTCTCGAAGCTGGTCACAGCGAAGATCACCCGTGACGGCGAGCCGGTGACGACACTGCAGCCCTACCTGGGGGCATATGGCCACCTCGTCGCTCTGCGTGAAGGTGACCTGGCGTATCTGCATGTGCACCCCGAGGGTGCTGAGCCGGTGGGGGACCGCACCGGTGGGCCTGGGGTGTCGTTCGCTGCGACCGCACCCACCGCGGGTCGCTACCTGCTCTACCTCGACTTCAAGGTCGCCGACACCGTGCACACCGCCACGTTCGTCATCGACGCCGCACGCGGCGACGCCAATCAACCAGTGCCGGAACCGTCGCGCGGCCCCGGCCATGCCGGCGGGCACTGA